A segment of the Vicinamibacteria bacterium genome:
GGTTTCGACGGACGCGTCGTGGATGCCACGGGCGCCGTGCTACCGGGTGTGACCGTGACGTTGACGCATGTCGAGACGGGGCTCACGCGGACCGTGGTGACCGACGACACCGGCCGTTTTCGGG
Coding sequences within it:
- a CDS encoding carboxypeptidase-like regulatory domain-containing protein; amino-acid sequence: MFKNSVWLWAVCVGLLTVSPALSQTIGTGGFDGRVVDATGAVLPGVTVTLTHVETGLTRTVVTDDTGRFR